In Actinoplanes derwentensis, the following proteins share a genomic window:
- a CDS encoding DEAD/DEAH box helicase: MLVVHGGWVPGSGRPGRLVLWAEDPALPLTSTSRAKSRPHPFAAPARVLVSVLGEAVTGATTGSVPVELPGTSRGPLPSPESGVDAVARGLKLGTWTVPALSVPGDSAMAALGLLADPDPDGPWLAGTSLRYLSLLAGYAYDLARRGRMLPQLVTEVGVPAARWRPVLTGSDTAAFKDFAAGMPPVVRAADGGQPVGRAVRDALDSLLDSAARSILPDRIMVGQRPGPKAALPDRWLGALTADPALPGAADADVRDLRQALDGWMRAANEANGPIRVSFRLIEPHPEPDPTPPQPSAPSPSAALTLPPTSSTLTSPSASTSAFSPSAPSALASPLAVASPSALVPSPSLAAADEWALEFALQSAEDPGLYLPARDLWEGERFPGLPRRPDETLLAGLGRAVRLFPVLHVALLEQRPATMPLSTGEAYEFLRQTAPLLQAAGFGVQLPAWAGRKGVGLKLTARSKSKSKAGASRAVADSGFGLEQLVDFRIDLVIGDSTVSAEELAELARAKIPLVRVRGQWVELDDRQLKAALKAVERRREGELTAGEVLRQVVDGGDEDLPLIAVDADGDLGHLLSGQAADRLSPLPTPDGFQGALRPYQERGLSWLHFLGRLGLGGILADDMGLGKTAQTLSLLLTDQSTALANQPSPPIDHSSPPADESSLLADEISAPDDKSSLPAGRLSKTLLICPMSLVSNWFKEAARFAPSLRVYVHHGGTRRRGDEFAEAVAGADLILTTYGTALRDLETLRSVNWSRVVCDEAQAIKNSGTRQSQAVRAIPARTRLALTGTPVENHLAELWSIMDFCNPGLLGPAKRFRRRFQEPIENRQDEDATAALKRATGPFVLRRLKTDKSIISDLPEKNEMKVWCSLTPEQATLYQAVVEDMMAEIESTEGIQRRGNVLAAMMKLKQVCNHPAHLLKDGSRLPGRSGKLARLEELADEIISDGDKALVFTQYAEWGSLMQPYLAAHTDRPVLWLHGGLSKARRDELVERFQTDDEPMIFLLSLKAAGTGLNLTAANHVVHFDRWWNPAVEDQATDRAYRIGQSRDVQVRKFICIGTLEEKIDAMIERKKALASAVVGTGEQWITDLSTDQLRELFSLDPAAVR; this comes from the coding sequence TTGCTAGTCGTGCACGGTGGTTGGGTGCCGGGGTCCGGGCGCCCGGGCCGGCTGGTCCTCTGGGCAGAGGATCCGGCACTGCCGCTGACCTCTACCTCTCGCGCGAAATCCCGTCCTCACCCGTTCGCCGCCCCGGCCCGAGTCCTCGTCTCGGTTCTCGGGGAAGCGGTCACCGGTGCCACCACTGGATCGGTGCCGGTGGAGCTGCCCGGGACCAGCCGGGGCCCACTGCCGTCACCGGAAAGCGGTGTCGACGCGGTGGCCCGGGGTCTCAAGCTCGGCACCTGGACCGTCCCGGCGCTGTCGGTGCCAGGCGACTCCGCGATGGCGGCTCTCGGGCTGCTAGCCGACCCCGATCCGGACGGTCCGTGGCTGGCCGGGACGTCGCTGCGCTACTTGAGCCTGCTCGCCGGTTACGCCTATGACCTGGCCCGGCGCGGGCGGATGCTGCCGCAGCTGGTGACCGAGGTGGGTGTGCCAGCCGCCCGTTGGCGGCCGGTGCTGACCGGCTCCGACACGGCCGCCTTCAAGGACTTCGCAGCGGGGATGCCACCGGTGGTCCGCGCCGCCGACGGCGGTCAGCCCGTTGGCCGGGCGGTCCGTGACGCACTGGACTCGCTGCTCGACAGCGCCGCCAGGTCGATCCTGCCCGACCGGATCATGGTCGGTCAGCGCCCCGGCCCGAAAGCAGCCCTGCCCGACCGGTGGTTGGGCGCTCTCACCGCCGATCCCGCGCTGCCCGGTGCGGCCGACGCCGATGTCCGTGACCTGCGACAGGCTCTCGACGGTTGGATGCGAGCGGCCAACGAGGCGAACGGACCGATCCGGGTCAGCTTCCGCCTGATCGAGCCACATCCCGAGCCCGATCCCACCCCACCCCAACCGTCGGCACCCTCCCCATCAGCCGCTCTAACCTTGCCGCCCACATCCTCAACGCTGACCTCGCCGTCCGCTTCAACCTCGGCGTTCTCGCCCTCCGCGCCGTCCGCACTAGCCTCACCACTCGCGGTGGCCTCGCCGTCCGCGCTGGTCCCGTCGCCCTCGCTGGCTGCGGCGGATGAATGGGCGCTTGAGTTCGCTCTTCAGTCCGCCGAGGATCCCGGGCTTTATCTGCCCGCCCGCGACCTGTGGGAGGGCGAGCGCTTCCCCGGCCTGCCCCGGCGGCCCGACGAGACGCTGCTCGCCGGTCTCGGCCGGGCTGTGCGGCTCTTTCCGGTGCTGCACGTGGCCCTGTTGGAACAGCGCCCGGCCACGATGCCGCTGAGCACCGGGGAGGCTTACGAATTCCTCCGCCAGACAGCACCGCTGCTGCAAGCGGCCGGGTTCGGGGTGCAGCTTCCGGCGTGGGCCGGCCGTAAAGGGGTGGGTCTCAAGCTGACCGCCCGGTCGAAATCGAAGTCGAAAGCCGGGGCGTCCCGGGCGGTGGCCGACTCCGGGTTCGGTCTGGAGCAACTGGTCGACTTCCGCATCGACCTGGTCATCGGTGACAGCACGGTGAGCGCCGAGGAGCTGGCCGAACTGGCCCGCGCCAAGATTCCGCTGGTCCGGGTGCGCGGCCAGTGGGTGGAACTCGACGACCGGCAGCTCAAGGCGGCTCTCAAAGCGGTCGAGCGTCGACGCGAGGGCGAGCTCACTGCGGGCGAAGTGCTCCGGCAGGTGGTCGACGGTGGTGACGAGGACCTGCCGCTGATCGCGGTGGACGCCGACGGCGATCTGGGGCATCTGCTCTCCGGGCAGGCGGCCGACCGACTGAGTCCACTGCCGACGCCGGACGGGTTCCAGGGGGCTCTCCGGCCGTACCAGGAAAGGGGTTTGTCCTGGTTGCACTTCCTGGGCCGACTCGGGCTGGGCGGGATCCTCGCTGACGACATGGGCCTCGGCAAGACCGCTCAGACCCTGTCCCTGCTGCTGACCGACCAGTCCACGGCACTCGCCAACCAGCCGTCGCCACCGATCGACCACTCCTCGCCGCCTGCTGACGAGTCCTCGCTGCTTGCCGACGAGATCTCGGCGCCTGATGACAAGTCCTCGTTGCCTGCCGGGCGGCTCTCTAAGACGCTGCTGATCTGCCCTATGTCGCTGGTGAGCAACTGGTTCAAGGAGGCCGCGCGGTTCGCGCCCTCTCTGCGGGTCTACGTGCATCACGGCGGCACCCGACGGCGCGGTGACGAATTCGCGGAGGCGGTGGCGGGCGCTGACCTGATTCTCACCACCTACGGGACTGCGCTCCGTGATCTAGAGACATTACGCAGCGTGAATTGGAGCCGGGTCGTCTGCGACGAGGCACAGGCGATCAAGAACAGCGGGACGCGGCAGTCGCAGGCGGTCCGGGCGATCCCCGCGCGGACGAGACTGGCCCTGACCGGTACGCCGGTGGAGAACCACCTCGCCGAACTCTGGTCGATCATGGACTTCTGCAATCCCGGCCTTCTGGGTCCGGCGAAACGGTTCCGCCGCCGTTTCCAGGAGCCGATCGAGAACCGGCAGGACGAGGACGCGACCGCCGCCCTGAAACGGGCCACTGGACCGTTTGTGCTGCGCCGCCTCAAAACCGACAAGAGCATCATCTCGGATCTTCCGGAGAAGAACGAGATGAAGGTGTGGTGCTCGCTCACCCCCGAGCAGGCCACCCTCTACCAGGCCGTGGTCGAGGACATGATGGCCGAGATCGAGAGCACCGAGGGCATTCAGCGCCGGGGCAACGTGCTGGCCGCGATGATGAAGCTCAAGCAGGTCTGTAACCATCCCGCTCACCTGCTCAAGGATGGTTCCCGGCTGCCCGGGCGATCCGGCAAGCTGGCCCGGCTGGAGGAGTTGGCCGACGAGATCATCTCGGACGGGGACAAGGCACTGGTCTTCACGCAGTACGCGGAATGGGGCTCGCTGATGCAGCCCTATCTGGCCGCGCACACCGACCGGCCGGTGCTCTGGTTGCACGGCGGCCTGAGCAAGGCCCGCCGGGACGAACTGGTCGAGCGATTCCAGACCGATGACGAGCCGATGATCTTCTTGCTCTCCCTCAAAGCGGCCGGAACCGGTCTCAACCTGACCGCCGCCAACCACGTCGTCCACTTCGACCGGTGGTGGAATCCGGCGGTCGAGGACCAGGCCACCGACCGCGCGTACCGGATCGGGCAGTCCCGCGATGTGCAGGTCCGTAAGTTCATCTGCATCGGCACGCTGGAGGAGAAGATCGACGCCATGATCGAGCGGAAGAAGGCGCTCGCCTCCGCGGTCGTCGGCACCGGCGAACAGTGGATCACCGATCTGAGCACCGACCAGCTGCGGGAGTTGTTCTCGCTCGACCCGGCGGCGGTGCGCTGA
- a CDS encoding SWIM zinc finger family protein, which translates to MVFFESARPIQVDGGLAVRSKRGKIGEQWWSRRFVDVLEEVCDPGRLSRGRAYARKGQVIDFALTPGQVQARVQGSRSAPYKVTVKISHFDADQWAGITEQLGARALYRAALLAGEMPHEIVDLFTELGLPLFPDRLDIACSCPDWGIPCKHGSAVLYVLAEAFDDDPFLVLAWRGRGREELLGALRGTPEPEDTIDPLAVEDEPLDARLADYYSPAISLGRLRERPPRGAAPPELLLRALDAPPVRVRHVPLVDVLRPHYRDLANPGTEE; encoded by the coding sequence ATGGTCTTCTTCGAGAGTGCCCGGCCGATCCAGGTCGACGGCGGTCTTGCCGTCCGATCGAAACGCGGCAAGATCGGCGAGCAGTGGTGGTCCCGCCGTTTTGTGGACGTCCTGGAGGAGGTCTGTGACCCGGGACGGCTGTCCCGCGGGCGGGCCTACGCCAGAAAGGGGCAGGTCATCGACTTCGCCCTGACACCAGGGCAGGTACAGGCCCGGGTGCAGGGATCCCGGTCCGCTCCGTACAAGGTCACCGTCAAGATCAGTCACTTCGACGCGGACCAGTGGGCCGGGATCACCGAGCAGCTCGGCGCCCGGGCGCTCTACCGGGCCGCGCTGCTCGCCGGTGAGATGCCGCACGAGATCGTCGACCTCTTCACCGAGCTGGGCCTGCCGCTCTTCCCGGACCGGCTGGACATCGCCTGTTCCTGCCCGGACTGGGGCATTCCCTGCAAACACGGGTCGGCGGTGCTCTACGTGCTGGCTGAGGCGTTCGACGACGACCCGTTCCTGGTGCTGGCCTGGCGCGGGCGCGGCCGGGAGGAACTGCTCGGCGCACTGCGCGGCACCCCGGAACCCGAAGACACCATCGATCCTCTCGCGGTGGAGGACGAACCGCTGGACGCGCGCCTCGCCGACTATTACTCCCCGGCGATCAGTCTGGGCCGGTTGCGGGAGCGGCCACCACGCGGCGCCGCACCACCTGAGCTGCTACTGCGAGCACTGGACGCACCACCGGTGAGGGTGCGGCACGTGCCGCTGGTCGATGTGCTCCGCCCGCACTACCGCGATCTGGCGAACCCCGGGACGGAAGAATGA
- a CDS encoding aldo/keto reductase, which translates to MSEMTYRRLGDSGLVVSAVGIGCNNFGRKLDADGTREVVDAALDHGINLFDTADIYGTPHGSSEQLLGAALKGRRDEVVLASKFGMNMEGLNGRDFGARGSRRYIVRAVEASLRRLETDHIDLYQMHEPDPATPIEETLAALDDLVRSGKVRYLGNSNFSGWQIADADWTARSGNTTRFISAQNRYSLLNRGVETEVVPACEQFGLGLLPFFPIEAGLLSGKYRRAEPAPAGSRMSTERYRLWLDTADWDTIEALTAFGAERGHSLLDVAIAGLAAQPAVASVIAGATTAEQVQANVTAGTWELTTADIAALDNLLNT; encoded by the coding sequence ATGAGTGAGATGACCTACCGTCGGCTCGGTGACTCGGGTCTGGTCGTGTCCGCGGTCGGGATCGGCTGCAACAACTTCGGCCGCAAGCTCGACGCCGATGGCACTCGCGAGGTCGTCGACGCCGCCCTCGACCACGGGATCAACCTCTTCGACACCGCCGACATCTACGGCACTCCGCACGGCTCGTCCGAGCAACTGCTCGGCGCCGCCCTCAAGGGCCGTCGCGACGAGGTGGTGCTGGCCAGCAAATTCGGCATGAACATGGAAGGACTCAACGGGCGTGACTTCGGGGCTCGCGGGTCCCGGCGCTACATCGTCCGGGCCGTCGAGGCGTCACTGCGACGGCTGGAGACCGACCACATCGACCTCTACCAGATGCACGAACCCGACCCGGCGACCCCGATCGAGGAGACCCTGGCCGCGCTCGACGACCTGGTCCGTTCCGGCAAGGTGCGCTACCTCGGAAACTCCAACTTCTCCGGCTGGCAGATCGCGGACGCCGACTGGACCGCACGCAGCGGCAACACGACCCGGTTCATCAGCGCGCAGAATCGTTACAGCCTGCTGAACCGCGGCGTCGAAACCGAGGTGGTTCCGGCTTGCGAGCAGTTCGGCCTGGGTCTGCTGCCGTTCTTCCCGATCGAGGCAGGCCTGCTCAGCGGCAAATACCGCCGCGCTGAACCAGCACCGGCCGGCAGCCGGATGTCGACCGAGCGCTACCGGCTGTGGCTCGACACCGCCGACTGGGACACCATCGAAGCGCTGACCGCGTTCGGCGCCGAACGTGGCCACAGCCTGCTCGACGTCGCCATCGCCGGCCTGGCCGCACAGCCCGCGGTCGCCAGCGTGATCGCCGGAGCCACCACAGCCGAGCAGGTACAGGCAAACGTCACCGCCGGCACCTGGGAACTCACCACCGCCGACATCGCAGCCCTGGACAACTTGCTGAACACCTGA
- a CDS encoding COG1361 family protein produces the protein MTMRLRAFLSRLALTTAASGLALNGLALPAQAADEQDFAYVAILAPETVTVINGQAKTVKFDLYNISDTKTNNVALNFGTAAQPIRADLGFAAPADCAGNTCQLGSLKPGERRSVKFTLKPAAGGTTAPAGTIALSTSVAGTTSDETSIAVVRTDKGGVDLEMGDIADLKLSPGKSANVPVVVANSGNKDVKALGLVVLSPFGLTPALAYRNCEKATEEGITAIVCVFNDTLAAGGSFTLPSATPLRVKVPGNAAGPYDYPIYVGVVGLSDKYVFDFTKRTAGAAGAELKMETIASTTAEEPEPVDDLNEDDNYTLFSVSVPKTSADSAAVGGTFTGAIGTKASVEVGMRNRGPASTVPPAVTWIQYVHVKLPTGVELTKSDDRCLPGTSFDDIDESVRDLSEVTDLVCLVLESVPADKKHLFTLTAEILDAAEHKAGTVTVDGGVQDSKTGNNKAALTVKLTAAGGGGGLPITGAPAGLIAVGGAVLLLAGAIAFRAARRRRIITVVE, from the coding sequence GTGACCATGCGTCTGCGCGCTTTTCTCAGCCGTCTCGCCCTGACCACGGCGGCTTCCGGGTTGGCCCTTAACGGCCTCGCTCTGCCTGCTCAGGCCGCTGATGAGCAGGATTTCGCTTATGTAGCGATTCTCGCTCCGGAAACGGTGACCGTCATCAACGGTCAGGCAAAGACGGTCAAATTCGACCTTTACAACATCAGCGATACGAAAACCAATAATGTCGCCCTGAATTTCGGCACCGCAGCCCAGCCGATCCGTGCCGATCTGGGATTCGCGGCACCGGCCGACTGCGCCGGCAACACTTGTCAGCTCGGCTCCCTCAAGCCCGGCGAACGGCGCAGCGTCAAGTTCACGCTGAAGCCGGCCGCTGGCGGGACCACCGCACCGGCCGGGACGATCGCACTGTCCACGTCGGTCGCGGGCACAACAAGCGACGAGACATCAATTGCGGTGGTACGCACCGACAAAGGCGGCGTGGACCTCGAAATGGGTGACATCGCCGACCTGAAACTCAGCCCCGGCAAATCGGCGAACGTGCCGGTCGTCGTCGCCAACAGTGGCAACAAAGACGTCAAAGCGCTGGGCCTGGTCGTACTGTCCCCGTTCGGGTTGACGCCGGCGCTCGCCTACCGCAACTGTGAGAAAGCCACCGAAGAGGGCATCACCGCGATCGTCTGCGTCTTCAACGACACGCTCGCCGCGGGCGGCTCCTTCACACTGCCGTCCGCCACGCCGCTGCGGGTCAAAGTGCCCGGCAACGCCGCCGGGCCGTACGACTACCCGATCTACGTGGGTGTCGTCGGTCTCTCCGACAAGTACGTCTTCGACTTCACGAAACGGACCGCCGGTGCCGCCGGTGCCGAACTGAAGATGGAAACGATCGCGTCGACCACCGCCGAGGAGCCGGAACCGGTCGACGACCTCAACGAGGACGACAACTACACCCTCTTCTCGGTGAGCGTGCCGAAGACCAGCGCCGACAGTGCCGCAGTCGGCGGAACCTTCACCGGCGCGATCGGCACGAAAGCCTCGGTCGAGGTCGGCATGCGGAACCGCGGCCCGGCGTCGACCGTTCCGCCGGCCGTGACCTGGATCCAGTACGTCCACGTCAAACTGCCCACCGGCGTCGAACTGACCAAGTCCGACGACCGCTGCCTGCCCGGCACATCGTTCGACGACATCGACGAGTCGGTGCGGGACCTGTCCGAAGTCACCGACCTGGTGTGCCTGGTACTGGAATCAGTGCCAGCCGACAAGAAGCACCTGTTCACCCTCACCGCGGAAATCCTCGACGCGGCCGAACACAAAGCCGGCACGGTCACCGTCGACGGTGGCGTGCAGGACTCGAAAACCGGCAACAACAAGGCCGCCCTCACGGTGAAACTGACCGCCGCCGGAGGCGGAGGCGGCCTGCCGATCACCGGCGCCCCGGCCGGCCTGATCGCCGTCGGCGGCGCGGTGCTATTGCTCGCAGGCGCGATCGCCTTCCGAGCCGCCCGCCGCCGCCGAATCATCACGGTCGTCGAGTAG
- a CDS encoding menaquinone biosynthetic enzyme MqnA/MqnD family protein gives MNDSVRRPRVGHIQFLNCLPIYWGLMRSGALLDVDLHKDTPERLSASLVAGDLDIGPITLVEYLRHADELLLLPDLAVGSDGPVLSVNLVSTRPPAELDGRPVALGSTSRTGVMLAQMLLSERYGAEPEYFRCPPDLSQMLLEADAGVLIGDVALRAMYEAPGNGLQVIDLAEAWKEWTGLPMVFAVWAVRRDFAAAHPGLVKDVHEAFQRSRDLCLDHLDEVAEAAARWEPFDAATLANYFRALDFSLGERQIAGVREFARRAANRGEVPPLPADGPRFADV, from the coding sequence ATGAACGACAGCGTCCGTCGGCCCCGGGTCGGGCACATCCAGTTCCTCAACTGTCTGCCGATCTACTGGGGGCTGATGCGCTCGGGCGCCCTGCTCGACGTCGACCTGCACAAGGACACCCCGGAGCGGCTCAGCGCCAGCCTCGTCGCCGGTGACCTGGACATCGGGCCGATCACTCTCGTCGAGTACCTGCGGCACGCCGACGAGCTGCTTCTACTGCCCGATCTGGCGGTCGGCAGCGACGGTCCGGTGCTGTCGGTCAACCTGGTGTCCACCCGGCCGCCGGCCGAGCTGGACGGGCGGCCGGTCGCTCTCGGTTCGACGTCCCGGACCGGGGTGATGCTGGCCCAGATGCTGCTGAGCGAGAGGTACGGCGCCGAGCCGGAGTATTTCCGCTGCCCACCCGACCTGTCCCAGATGCTGCTGGAGGCCGACGCCGGAGTGCTGATCGGTGACGTGGCACTCCGCGCGATGTATGAGGCGCCCGGCAACGGCCTTCAGGTGATCGACCTGGCCGAGGCGTGGAAGGAATGGACCGGCCTGCCGATGGTCTTCGCGGTGTGGGCGGTTCGCCGTGACTTCGCGGCCGCGCACCCGGGACTGGTCAAGGACGTGCACGAGGCGTTCCAGCGCTCCCGCGACCTGTGCCTGGACCATCTGGACGAGGTGGCCGAGGCGGCGGCCCGCTGGGAACCGTTCGACGCGGCGACGCTTGCCAACTATTTCCGGGCTCTCGACTTCTCGCTGGGGGAACGCCAGATCGCCGGTGTCCGGGAATTCGCCCGGCGTGCGGCGAATCGTGGCGAAGTGCCGCCTCTTCCCGCTGACGGTCCCCGGTTCGCCGACGTTTGA
- a CDS encoding MFS transporter has translation MSFTSAGSRWADVYLVAAGRGISICGELLAATTLALVLQSAGHGGFAVAGLLLAATLPIALLAPFSGRLADRADSRTLLVVIGVAQAAICAVLAFATHPVLIVALVAALAAGLSITQPTLAALVPRMVRPADFPKASGIVQSAGQIGMLAAPALAGVLIGQTGQRGPLLIGAVSYLSLVAIGLLLRTRRHGATEKDQQAAAPFRLWDDRTLTVMTIAVASVVAGVSAINVFDIFFVRETLGASTTVYGLVSASWSAGMLLGSPLGSRIPEHRRTVGTVLALLGAACLAVLIGGATAGSAWVLIPFWVAGGFFNGLLNVSTNVLIVSRVRPEAHGRAFSVYGASVQAAGIVGFFVAGPLVEFFDPRVLVAGAGAAGLLAALACVPLIRGEVRSQTRTAPATSMRDEIGDNVAS, from the coding sequence ATGTCCTTCACATCTGCCGGGTCGCGCTGGGCTGACGTCTATCTGGTGGCCGCCGGCCGGGGGATCTCGATCTGTGGTGAACTCCTCGCCGCCACCACCCTGGCCCTCGTGCTCCAGTCGGCGGGCCACGGCGGGTTCGCCGTCGCTGGGCTGCTGCTCGCGGCCACCCTGCCGATCGCGCTGCTCGCACCCTTCTCCGGGCGGCTCGCGGACCGTGCCGACAGCCGTACCCTCCTGGTCGTGATCGGTGTGGCGCAGGCCGCGATCTGCGCGGTCCTGGCCTTCGCCACCCACCCGGTGTTGATCGTCGCCCTGGTCGCGGCCCTGGCCGCCGGTCTGTCGATCACCCAGCCGACGCTCGCCGCGCTGGTGCCGCGGATGGTGCGGCCGGCGGACTTCCCCAAGGCCAGTGGCATCGTGCAGAGCGCCGGTCAGATCGGCATGCTGGCCGCGCCCGCGCTGGCCGGAGTGCTGATCGGGCAGACCGGGCAGCGCGGGCCGCTGCTGATCGGTGCGGTCAGCTACCTGTCCCTCGTCGCGATCGGCCTGCTGCTGCGCACCCGGCGACACGGGGCGACCGAGAAGGATCAGCAGGCGGCAGCCCCGTTCCGGCTGTGGGACGACCGGACGCTGACCGTCATGACGATCGCGGTCGCGTCCGTGGTGGCCGGAGTGAGTGCGATCAACGTCTTCGACATCTTTTTCGTACGGGAGACCCTCGGCGCCTCGACCACGGTCTACGGCCTGGTCTCCGCGTCGTGGTCGGCGGGAATGCTGCTCGGCAGCCCACTCGGCAGCCGCATCCCGGAACACCGGCGCACCGTCGGTACCGTGCTCGCGCTTCTCGGCGCCGCGTGCCTGGCCGTGCTGATCGGCGGCGCGACCGCCGGTTCCGCCTGGGTGCTGATCCCGTTCTGGGTGGCCGGCGGCTTCTTCAACGGTCTGCTCAACGTCAGCACCAACGTGCTGATCGTCAGCCGGGTGCGGCCCGAAGCGCACGGTCGCGCGTTCTCCGTCTACGGCGCGTCGGTGCAGGCCGCGGGCATCGTCGGGTTCTTCGTGGCCGGGCCGCTGGTCGAGTTCTTCGATCCGCGGGTGCTGGTGGCCGGTGCCGGGGCGGCCGGGCTGCTGGCCGCGCTGGCGTGTGTGCCGCTGATCCGGGGCGAGGTGCGATCTCAGACACGGACGGCTCCCGCGACCAGCATGCGGGACGAGATCGGGGATAACGTCGCATCATGA
- a CDS encoding helix-turn-helix domain-containing protein, with translation MAERISDARTMRALAHPARIEIIDHLTATGESVTATECAELVGLSPSATSYHLRELAKYGLVEHAPGRGDGRERRWQAVNATLSFAADTDAPDSMAAEHALVDLYLSRDRARIQEWMSRQATEPELWREASALMGQQILVTAEELTELNQKVRALTEVYRLRDRRGSAPDGARHVVVQYVAFPKE, from the coding sequence ATGGCGGAACGGATCAGCGATGCGCGGACCATGCGGGCTCTGGCGCATCCGGCTCGGATCGAGATCATCGACCATCTGACGGCCACCGGGGAGTCGGTGACCGCGACCGAGTGTGCTGAGCTGGTCGGGCTGTCGCCCAGTGCGACCAGCTATCACCTGCGGGAGCTGGCGAAGTACGGCCTGGTCGAGCATGCTCCGGGCCGCGGCGACGGGCGGGAGCGACGGTGGCAGGCGGTGAACGCCACGCTCTCCTTCGCCGCGGATACCGACGCCCCCGACTCGATGGCGGCCGAGCACGCCCTCGTCGACCTCTACCTGAGCCGGGACCGGGCTCGTATCCAGGAATGGATGAGCCGGCAGGCCACCGAACCGGAACTGTGGCGTGAGGCCAGCGCGCTGATGGGCCAGCAGATCCTGGTCACCGCCGAGGAGTTGACCGAGCTCAACCAGAAGGTGCGGGCGCTGACGGAGGTCTACCGGCTACGGGACCGGCGTGGTTCGGCCCCGGACGGGGCGCGTCATGTGGTCGTTCAGTACGTGGCTTTTCCCAAGGAGTGA
- a CDS encoding helix-turn-helix domain-containing protein: MGCGRLMGTKRWRDTDHLDRAISTAGGVEKFEAGVERILDEARGWRLVELRKRREMTQEQVAERMGVSVARVSQIEAGSVSTQDVLARYISALGGTLKLIADFGDEQLKVA, translated from the coding sequence ATGGGTTGTGGGCGTCTGATGGGAACAAAGCGTTGGCGAGACACGGATCACCTTGATCGGGCCATCAGCACTGCTGGCGGTGTCGAGAAGTTCGAAGCCGGTGTCGAGCGGATACTCGATGAAGCGCGCGGCTGGCGGCTTGTCGAGCTGCGTAAGCGCCGTGAGATGACGCAGGAGCAGGTCGCCGAGCGGATGGGTGTCTCGGTGGCCAGGGTTTCGCAGATCGAGGCCGGTTCGGTCTCCACCCAGGACGTACTGGCGCGCTACATCAGCGCATTGGGTGGGACTTTGAAGCTCATCGCCGACTTCGGTGACGAGCAGTTGAAGGTCGCCTGA